A portion of the Naumovozyma castellii chromosome 2, complete genome genome contains these proteins:
- the FAU1 gene encoding 5-formyltetrahydrofolate cyclo-ligase (ancestral locus Anc_4.388) — translation MSSKQVFREGLKAVLSKIPAIELDKQSVAITNAVLPLVQQYQSVACYMNMDNSEVKTHDILRRLFLANKTVYLPRCTNTKVTGQISLRPNKKNHPHLTFHKMQSWEQVQNLTPQGKYKLKEPPEETPMPMPPQLDVILVPGVGFSLNGGKRIGHGAGFYDDFFQRYQLHHNGEKPLLIGIALKEQLIDDIPTADHDYSMDCIVVGDGSVHWFK, via the coding sequence ATGAGTTCCAAACAAGTTTTTAGGGAAGGACTGAAGGCAGTTCTCTCAAAAATCCCTGCCATAGAATTGGACAAACAATCAGTAGCGATAACCAATGCTGTTCTGCCATTAGTACAACAATATCAATCAGTAGCATGCTACATGAATATGGATAATTCAGAAGTAAAGACGCACGATATTCTACGACGTTTGTTTCTTGCCAACAAAACAGTTTACTTACCTCGTTGCACTAACACAAAGGTAACAGGGCAAATATCATTGAGACCAAACAAAAAGAATCACCCTCATTTGACATTTCACAAGATGCAATCTTGGGAACAAGTTCAAAACTTGACTCCTCAGGGGAAATACAAACTTAAAGAGCCTCCAGAAGAAACACCAATGCCAATGCCGCCTCAGTTGGATGTCATCTTGGTACCTGGTGTTGGCTTCTCCTTGAATGGCGGCAAAAGGATTGGTCATGGAGCAGGCTTTTATGATGACTTTTTCCAAAGATACCAATTGCATCATAATGGGGAAAAACCTCTACTTATTGGGATCGCCTTGAAAGAACAACTTATAGATGACATTCCCACAGCAGATCATGACTATTCTATGGATTGTATTGTTGTAGGAGATGGATCTGTTCACTGGTTTAAATAG
- the SPC34 gene encoding Spc34p (ancestral locus Anc_1.246), translating into MGFSLDSCINELNQATESISTLYFKPPGIFHNAVVHNIVNKNTEEYKSRLTKLIRDCNPKEELSLFKVDKNKKTIRRKDGRQGVFDYLSERNDKLRRNRYMGLPDEKPIIHVPKDFYLKQHNKELLGEKGKNPNGLFFDNDVGTSRVNDSGVFQILTSKFKDNKMISNLLYALQNGSVMIDLDDTTSLGKSAASDRRKTMFVEDFSTELILNVLDEIANQWPMAEYKEGYMELQNQYTHLNTKIEVLRKEFESQNDQLDTQSKRNSSSSTVINKLIEKEKRDIAKLRDEIAKLESKE; encoded by the coding sequence ATGGGATTTTCCTTAGACTCATGTATAAACGAACTCAATCAAGCAACAGAATCCATTTCTACCCTTTACTTCAAACCACCTGGGATTTTCCACAATGCTGTCGTGCATAACATTGTTAACAAGAACACAGAAGAGTACAAAAGTCGTCTAACTAAGTTGATCAGAGATTGTAATCCtaaggaagaattatcTCTGTTTAAGGTCGACAAGAATAAGAAAACAATCAGAAGGAAAGATGGGAGACAAGGTGtttttgattatttatCAGAAAGGAACGATAAGTTGAGAAGAAACAGATATATGGGTTTACCCGATGAAAAACCAATTATACATGTTCCAAAGGATTTCTACCTTAAACAACACAATAAGGAGCTACTTGGGGAAAAAGGTAAAAATCCAAATGGGTTATTTTTTGACAACGATGTTGGAACCAGCAGAGTGAACGATTCTGGTGTTTTCCAAATTCTAACCTCgaaatttaaagataacAAGATGATAAGTAATTTACTATATGCACTACAGAACGGGAGTGTCATGATTGACTTGGATGATACGACAAGCCTTGGAAAAAGTGCCGCTTCAGATAGAAGGAAAACAATGTTTGTAGAAGACTTCTCTACTGAGCTAATACTGAATGTTTTGGACGAGATTGCTAATCAGTGGCCAATGGCTGAATATAAAGAAGGCTACATGGAACTCCAAAATCAATATACACATCTGAACACTAAAATTGAGGTACTACggaaagaatttgaatcaCAAAACGATCAACTGGATACACAATCAAAAAGAAACTCCTCCTCATCAACggtaataaataaattaattgaaaaggaaaaaagaGATATAGCCAAATTAAGGGATGAGATTGCAAAGTTAGAATCCAAAGAATGA